TATTGCTATATACAGTAAGTGAATGTAGGTTTTTTTCTAAGAGATGCGATAAGGAATAAAATAACTGATGGGGGTGTCCGACAGTGCACTTAAGGTTATGATTGAGCCCAATAGGCATAGAATTTTTTTACTGCGTCTGGCTCCTGTGCACAAGCTACCGAAAGGAGCCAatcgcagctgaaaaattcaatCCCAATCGAGCTCAGTTGCAATGGAGCTCGGTCGTGATTAAATTTCTTGACTGTGACTGGCTCTTCTGCACAAGCTAAGGAAAGAAACCAGTCATAGTAAAAAAAATTCGATACTTACCGGGCTTGATCGCAATCGAATGGGCCCGTGCAACACATGGATATTAAAAAGCAGGTTGAATTCCAATTTCGAAGTTATTTCAAGACTGTGCTTCAACTAGCAGCACACTGAAGCCTCACTCAGTACCAGATTGTCATGAATCCTGTCTGGTCCGACAGGTAATTACCGTGTGGCGGATGCTGTCATAGTAGCGCAGGTGTCGTTGGCGGAACGATGCAAAGTCCGGCAAAGCTGGCAGAGGACTTGGTTTGCAGCTAGGTGGTCGGAATGGGGCCTTTTGTTTTCCAGCCACAGCCTTCAGTAGCTGTTTTCGTTGCTTCCACCGCATAATACGATTTGTGAATGGTTGcgctatggaaaaaaaaaagggatagCAACAAGAAGGCAATTTGAGAGAAAAAGTAGCATTaggtattttttctttatttgggtATATCATGAAACCTTATCATGGGATAAACATGTCGACTGCTTAGCAGTAAAACTTTCACAGGTAATTAGTATTAACGCAATCGCCATATACTGCCACAAAACCTTCTGATGCTTATTGTTAACAGTTTGTTTCAATCTCGGCTTAATTATTGTCATTTAGAATAGCCTACCACTCAAGAAAATGTGTACAGTATTCATCTCTAGCAAAGAACGTTCCTTGAAGCTAAACATAGAAAAAATTACCTGTccggttgggaaaattgattaagacttagagagtgactctaaccaaataagggaatttattagcccgtttcggagccaattcggctccttcttcagggggtattcttcggagatGGCGGTGTGCAGCAACTAATAAATtctcttatttggttggagtcccTCTCTAAGAACGTTCCTACGTGTAATTTAAAATGTCCCTAGATGCgcatgaattttttttaaatatagggTGATGCCAATCGCAACAATGTATGAGTACTGACTGTGTAGAGCACATAAGCAAGAGTTATCACCTGGATTGTCAAGTTACAAAACAATACCATTACATATGCAAACACAAAAAAGAATGTTGGAAAGTACCAACAGTAAGAACATATGAACAACAGATGCTTCGAACATCTGCCATGAACCTGCCATGATTACAAAATAGATTAACTGCGAAGCAATACAACTGGACAACAGTACCTTTAAAGCTCTTTGTAGTTTTCTCAACTTGAAACTAGATGAAATTCtttgaatgttttctttttttttctgagcaagaACTTGTTTTTGGTCTGGTGCTTATTTTCTGGAAAAGAGCAgtgtttgcttttttttcgttcttaTTCTTCATCAAGCAGAAATATATTTGTATAATAACGCACACGTGATTTTTCCTTTTGAGTCTGTGTACAAAATTGCATTTGTTTGTGTAAGAATTTATAATTGTATTTTATGTATTCCTGTATCATTGTATAAGCTTGTATCTTTTGTACACAACTTTCTTTTGTTATTTGCATAACTTTTGTACAATTTCTCAAAAGTTATAGGCTGAGTGTGTTTATGTCAGTGCTGTGATCTCCAATGCGGGGGCCCGCAGCTTTGCCAAGCAGTCAAAATGACAGCCTTTTCCGCACATCCCTTCATATCATCACACTGTAGTGATGCGAAAAAATAAACATTGTCATATACTAAATACACCATCTGTCTCAGGGGCCCGTTTCCTGTCACAGCAAAGGTTGTAGTAACTTGAAGACCAAGTGCAATGAAATTGCACTTTGGCTACATTTGTTATAAATGAACCACTGAACCAAGTAAAGCTGCAGAGCTGGTAATTGTATACTTTTTTTGGTTAGCAGAAGCACCTAAGCAGACAATGCATGCACCTGGTAGAGTCGCTGGGATGCAGATCCCAGCCCATCGCGTCCAAGATTTCTCAGCCCACCACGGGCACCAAGCACTCAAGCTCACTCACGACACCACACCTGGAGGCCCACGAAGACCAATCAGAGCAAGTGGTAGTTCGAACGTCTACTATGCAAAAGGGCTTGTTGCGGCACTCCGTGCCAGCCGTGGTATCTATGCTACGCAGCAGTGTGGCCTCAGAGATAGCACAGGTGCACCGTTGCAATCACGGAGGTCATGCCATGAAGCCGCGTCTTGGGTCATGCGTCACTTTGAGAGAGCGGTGATGGCGGTATTTTTTCAGTTTCTCTAACAAAAACTGCAACTTATTGTGAGCTTTCTGGGATGCTCTCGCACATACTTCAATAGTCAAATTTTGCATGGAGGCCCTTTTGTATCGACATTATGTTCAACTAGGGTTTTTACACGTTGCAGAATTTCGTTTCAGTTGGCTGTTAAGGGTGTGACGCTGAAAACAAGCAACTTGAGCCAGTTGACCCCTTcaccaagacaaaaaaaaaataaagtgaaaaaTGTGGATGTGTGAAGATGATCCTTTTTTTTCTATGAAGTTTGTGGAATTATCCAGCTTGAATTTGCTCTTCCTGGACAGACTTTCAATCGGCAATGTTATACCCCCGTCAAGCGggaaagttaagtgcacttacggggagtgcacttcgggaccttgagtgacactttaggctacgcggtgctaaacgggaaaacggagtgcactcgccgtaaagaaacatggcgacagacaggagcgttttttttttaagatgtagataaaaaagaaaaaaaaacttctaaaaagtgattgttttacgtggtattataaataaaaacaaacttaatctattttTCCTCAACAAGAACGTCATTTCCTTTACTATGAGGTGTTgcaaagtcaatgccggccaGGACGAATGCCTAACCAATCCAGAACAATatggcggcgtgcgacgaggctGCGTTTGTTCCTGCTGGTCCAGATTATGAGCGAGTGCTAGCTTATTATCTGTAAGCAAGAGCCCGGAGTCAACGTCAAGAACAACAACTCGACGATGAACTTCAAGAGGCAGAGTCAACCTTAACGAACTTCGAGGATCAGCTCATGGCGAACAATTTCGCCATCGCTGCCGTCCTGGCAGAGCATTATCCTTCCGCCCATCGGGAACGGAGGCGCTTTGTAAGGAGCGACACATGGTTTGAGGACACTCTACCAAACCTAAGTGAATTTCATTTAAAACAAGCTCTACATGTGTCTCCCTCCACCTTTCGGTACATAGTGAAATCGTGCCGCTCGGTCCTTGAGCGGCAAACCACCAACATGATGAAGCCGATCTCTCTGGAGAAACATGTCGCAGTGGGACTGTACCGCTTGTGCTCCAGCGCCGAGGACAGAACGATTGCCCACCTCTTTGGAATAGGTCGCTCCACTGTGAATGTTCTACATCAAGAATTCTGTACTGCCGTGGTGGATCTGCTTGAAGAGGAATGGTTAGGAATGGTACATCCCAACAATATGAGTGCCCACATGCGTGAATTCTACGCCGTCACAGGCTTCCCGCAAGCCATCGGCGCCTTGGATGGCTGCCACTTTCCTGTGTCGCCGCCGAAAGAATATGCCACGGAGTATTATAATTACAAAGGCTGGTAGGTTCCCTTGCTCTTTTTTGCACTTAGCGCGATTGTACACTCCTGATGTGCTTGGTTTTAATGACAGATGTGTCGAACTCAGTGCTGCATCTTTACATGCACTGTTTCTTAGGGATACACTCTTTCTATTAATTATAACACTATGTGCCCCCTATTGTATGTGTGCATTTGTATGCGTCAGTTTAAAATGTTCCTTCTATTTAATGCTTTTAATAGAAATTTACTTTGCGGTGGTCATCCCAACAATACTATGTTTTACTTATTTGCCTCATAATTGCAGAATTTCCTGCTTTTCCTACATGCTGTGTTCATCACTCACTGTCAAACCTAGTATGGAGTGATCATTTCTTTATACAGCAAATTATAGTTAGCACGCTTGTCTACTGTGCTGAAGCAGCGTGCTTCAGTACAGAGAAAGTTAAATCCTAGCTTGGCTAAGTCTTATGGCAATTCGTATGCTTATGCATCTTCAATACTGAGTGCCTGCCAAAAAATTGCAATTCCTGAATGCAACAGCAAGTCATTTCAGTGCTCTAGACAACTGTGGTGATGACTTCTTGCATGCGTATCTTCATAGTAGTTGCTGATGAACCCACATTTGCTTTCCCACACAGGTACAGCATCATACTCCTGGCAGTAGTGGACCACAAATACCATTTTAGGTATATCAACGTTGGAAGTCCCGGAAGGTGCCATGATGCCAGCGTGTATGGACGATCTAAGCTGCATACGCTGATCGAGAATGGGACCTTCAGCTCTCCCACGGCAATTATAGAGAGCATCAACATTCCGCCCATTATTCTGTGCGATCAGGCATTCCCCTTGTCACCGAACCTCCAAAAGCCATTTCCAAATGCTCAGCCTGGAAGCCGTGAAGGAGTGTTCAATTACAACCTTTCAAAGACTAGGAGGATTGTCGAGAATGGTTTCGGGAGGCTAAAGGCACGCTTTCGCTTCGTGATGAAAAGGATGGAGTGCAAGCTGAAGAAGGCCAAACTGGCTATTCGAGCTGCCTGTGTTCTTCACAATATCTGTGAGGCAATGAAAGACAGTGTAGAGCTCCAGTGGGAAAGCGAGGCACGTGCATTGGACATGTATGCACAGCCATCACGTAACACTGCAGAGTGCAGTGGGGGAGGGCAAGAGGTGAGGCAAGCCCTAGCAACCTATTTTTGGAAGAAGGCCCAGCACGTGCCATGAATGATCGCAATAGCAACGAGAGTGAAGCAAAGCAGGCGTTCTTGTCTGGGTCATTGTGGTTTTTTTATGTTCAATGCTATAGACCGGTACAACTTTGGAAgtcaggagaggccccgcccagatgactgaagcgcagcagccaattgcGGCCGCGACTgaagagacttcaagctgtccacagTCGAAGCCATcgtgagggagaaaatcaagcacgtaacggcggaagactggagcaAGAagattcagcatgtgatggacttggaggcaaagttcagacttggtACTTCTGGGAGTGAGCAGATTCAACCCATCGTCATCCAACTGGGTGAAGAtggcactgaagaaagcgactccaaCTGCGAGCTGTCtcgcattgagccactcgacgaagcgtAACGActtcttattaacaaaaaaaCAGCCCAtcagggctaccaaaattttgccggtgggttcgcaacagccaaccatccatcccgtgacctctcaaataaataagcaattCATTTTATAGTGTATTCCGTTTAATCGAAGCTCAATTTTCATAaggtcctgcacacattgtgctcacTTTCCTAGCTTGAAAGGCCATTAGCAGTCTGCAATGCTAAttgcagtcatgtcatagccaatgttggtgaaatagcagtagtcaacACGAAATttacagccactgttagcagcttacctaccaaagcacattcatgtgtttgcattgtttattttggttattTGGCTCAGACAAGTAATGCGAATGAGAGAACAGCGCtgggtgtgtgtctcccttcttgtcgttCGTgatttttgcgctgttcccctgtcgagtactaagccacacagcgacgcaaATTCATGCCAAGTTTCCTTGTAAGGGCACCAGTTTAACAGCAATAATTTTACATTGGTACggggctgacattaaggaaacagaCACTGCTACCAAACGCCTGACCACTATTAATTCAATGACATTAGCTCAAGCAGCGCGTTAGTCACCgatcgtttgcacgctgagctggcagcaaagAATCTTTGCATTGGAGGTTGCTTTTGCAAATTTTTTCTGTTGAAAAACTTGTAGGTTGGTTCCATCTGCGCAcacttttctcatttatcctgagaATGGTTTTGCACATCACTTAACCACGTCTGACGAGAAACACACCcaccgctcacagtaggtaccagactttggcacTCTTCTCTTCGTAACTTCagttacaagcaaaacaaaacatcATGGCGCAAACACACAGGATATTTGTTTGCAGCTGTGTGTCGACGTGGTATCCTGTTTTCAGGCGACCATCCGGCTCACGACGTGAGCCTGAAGTGCGTGGCCATTGATGGAGTTTTGGTGTGACATGACTTTAGAAGAATAAAGCACAAGGCAGGGACAGAAAAGAAGCGTACGAGGATGTCAACAAGAGTAGAGCTGTGTCTTTCTGAACAGCAAACTGTAGCGCAGCAGAGGACAGGACAACAGAATGGCGACACGCAGCAAGAGCGCTCATGTTGTGTGTCTGTGTTCTGTTGTCTCGTTCTCTCTTGCGCTACAGCTTGCTTTTCAAACTaccaaccaacaagcccaaaaaGACATGCTGTCTTTATCTCTCACAGGAATATTTGAAATTCATGTTTGACTTGTCACGTAAATAAAACGACTGCAAGGACACACATCATGTCAGGCATCATTTATTTGTCTTTCTGCATCTTCTGCAGGATGTCCAGCAGCTTGTCATCTCGAATTTCATTGCGCTTCATTATTTCTAGGCGCTCCCTCTGCATAGCAAGAGTTTCGCTTTTGTGGCGCTCCATTGAGCAGCGAAGTTGCCGTTGCTCATCTAGCAATTGTGCCAGAAGTTTTGCAGGAGCAGCCAGCCTTTTTTTCTCcgcagctgttgttgttgttggggCTTCAGGCACTATTTCAGTACCGGACTCCAGTGGGGAGGCTTGCGCCTCACAAGCGTCTAAGCTTCCTTCAGGAAGCTGTGAATCTGTTCCAAGTTCCTGCAAATCGCCGACTCCGCCGTGCACCATGCCATTGAAGAGCTGAAGAAATAATAAAAAGTGATtgttgtgtgaaaaaaaaaagtgtaagcaTAAACCAACATCTCTGACTAAAATAAGCGCTCATGGCTTCTGCTACTTCTCTGACAGTAAATTTACTATTTGTCCTTTTACTCAGTGTTCCTAGCTCATTGATTTTGACCCTGTTTTCAAACATGCATAAGAGCATGAACCAAGTTAGCAAAACCGGAATTTTGAGCCCACAAACTACACGTTGCACAGAATGTGAATTTCACAGCCAGTGTATTGTACTATATCAACTCAACTGGTTGACACACGCATCGGTTACTACTGCATGCTGTAACGGTGCATACCTCCTCTGGAGAGGCACCATCAATGGCACTACAGCCACTTTCCTCCATCAGGCTGGAATCATTTGCTGGAAAGAAGCCAAGGAAACGGTG
The DNA window shown above is from Dermacentor silvarum isolate Dsil-2018 chromosome 1, BIME_Dsil_1.4, whole genome shotgun sequence and carries:
- the LOC125942471 gene encoding uncharacterized protein LOC125942471, producing MTSCMRIFIVVADEPTFAFPHRYSIILLAVVDHKYHFRYINVGSPGRCHDASVYGRSKLHTLIENGTFSSPTAIIESINIPPIILCDQAFPLSPNLQKPFPNAQPGSREGVFNYNLSKTRRIVENGFGRLKARFRFVMKRMECKLKKAKLAIRAACVLHNICEAMKDSVELQWESEARALDMYAQPSRNTAECSGGGQEVRQALATYFWKKAQHVP